The following proteins are co-located in the Argopecten irradians isolate NY chromosome 9, Ai_NY, whole genome shotgun sequence genome:
- the LOC138331457 gene encoding nibrin-like, translating to MWLLTSLSNPDLRYALLVGKTYIAGRKDCEILVENDAAVSRRHAEMTIAHQDGNLNKLTILPTLTIKDLSKYGTMLNNSKVQGQTTVSDGDEIMFGSPKSSFIAVYEPMVVSTSCLSPALKKQVRQTVMQLGGHIVADWSRHCTHLVMTSISVTIKVVCAMVALKPIVSPDYLDAYLQSLEKRKEQPDPESFLPTVSESQVDPTEVSFTNDPRRKTIFQGKTFVFLQQKQFQKMSLAVELGGGIPLLMETRPDGRGEDAVLTQKDTVVMDCGHDGGTTSQWKEWYKYVEKMLARHKRHMSQDAELGLAVLHCDTEQYCNPCVDFASQMVSHLPSQSLSQAPVFTQTQRVKQEKKSPPSTQPKLSTSESIKGQGSQGTKVSNQGHKDTAKGQSGKATTSRSGGQSSEIDRSQNTRQKAKSPSPKKKPEKSNLSPVRRSPRSRSPSPAPYKSESLSLRSRSSVSPDPKRSNRRPSPAPESVTDSSVLKGPFAKRAGISSPRNTQNDNVIKKEKVLQIPKSRPGKRQIIEDDSDEDYDFTRKSKRKRDEDQNEDNPFDWSSRKNDVKKSKNSQRVSDKDENDDIVVMDSESETENDRGQMSVSRKGQEVRVLDSDSDSGTKWTGKGKGPAKGQKVKSSKGNVGLIEESQTVGKKKRKLDDSSDDEDINQRSKVKIKKEPGISSPQSSARGRHSRMEEQEDEQTDRQEIVTKQEKITPRKPTSERTRDQDRVQAEANGQRKRTEPASVSGFLSVEQGQAIQEEGKYHGNYVKEEGIPTDLVQTVFVDLVAQRPSRPQNTPARSDTDVPAGYSRWKDRVVKNFKKFKKAGVAGLDRLPNIIGGSDLVPHQTSQRRELDEWFKEAQQAESQQSEANRRAQELFEWEPRSHTNRSR from the exons ACTTGCGGTATGCGCTATTGGTGGGGAAGACATATATTGCGGGCCGGAAGGACTGTGAGATCCTTGTTGAAAACGATGCTGCAGTTAGTCGTAGACATGCCGAAATGACCATAGCTCACCAAGATGGCAATCtg AACAAACTTACAATATTACCTACACTTACCATCAAGGATCTATCCAAATATGGCACAATGCTTAACAACAGCAAAGTTCAAGGTCAGACGACAGTGAGCGATGGAGATGAGATTATGTTTGGTTCACCAAAGTCATCTTTCAT AGCTGTATATGAACCCATGGTAGTTTCCACCTCCTGTCTGAGCCCAGCATTGAAGAAGCAGGTTCGTCAGACAGTGATGCAGTTAGGTGGTCACATTGTCGCTGATTGGTCCAGACATTGCACTCATCTGGTCATGACGTCGATCAGTGTCACAATAAAG GTTGTTTGTGCAATGGTTGCCTTGAAGCCAATTGTCTCCCCTGATTATCTGGATGCCTATCTGCAATCCCTTGAGAAAAGGAAAGAACAACCAGACCCAGAGAG CTTCCTGCCTACTGTATCAGAATCACAAGTTGATCCCACGGAGGTCAGTTTCACCAACGATCCTCGACGCAAAACCATTTTCCAGGGGAAAACATTTGTCTTCCTCCAGCAGAAACAG TTCCAGAAGATGAGTCTGGCTGTAGAACTTGGCGGTGGGATACCTCTGTTGATGGAGACTCGGCCAGATGGGCGTGGGGAGGACGCTGTCCTCACACAGAAAGACACCGTCGTCATGGACTGTGGTCATGATGGTGGCACAACAAGCCAGTGGAAAGAGTGGTACAAATATGTGGAAAAAATGCTTGCTAG ACACAAGAGACACATGAGTCAGGACGCTGAACTAGGACTGGCTGTACTACATTGTGACACAGAGCAATATTGTAATCCATGTGTAGACTTTG CAAGTCAGATGGTGTCTCATCTACCAAGTCAGTCGCTGTCACAGGCCCCTGTGTTTACACAGACACA AAGAGTGAAACAAGAGAAGAAATCGCCACCATCAACACAGCCGAAACTTTCCACTTCAGAAAGCATAAAAGGTCAAGGGTCACAAGGAACAAAGGTCTCTAATCAAGGGCACAAGGACACTGCCAAAGGTCAGAGTGGTAAAGCCACAACCTCTAGATCAGGAGGTCAAAGTTCAGAAATAGACAGGTCACAGAATACAAGACAGAAAGCAAAGTCACCATCACCAAAAAAGAAGCCAGAAAAATCTAATTTGTCACCAGTCAGAAGAAgtccaaggtcaaggtcaccatcTCCTGCTCCATATAAAAGTGAATCTTTAAgtttaaggtcaaggtcatcagtATCACCAGATCCTAAAAGGTCAAATCGAAGACCTTCTCCAGCTCCTGAAAGTGTAACGGACAGCTCAGTGTTAAAAGGACCTTTTGCCAAGAGAGCTGGTATATCAAGTCCTAGAAATACTCAAAATGACAATGTTATTAAGAAGGAGAAAGTTTTGCAAATACCAAAGTCTCGCCCTGGGAAAAGACAAATCATTGAGGACGATTCTGATGAGGACTATGATTTTACACGGAAATCTAAGCGGAAACGAGATGAAGATCAGAATGAAGACAACCCATTTGATTGGTCAAGTCGCAAAAATGATgtgaaaaaatccaaaaattcACAAAGAGTTTCAGATAAAGACGAAAATGATGATATTGTTGTAATGGACTCTGAATCTGAGACTGAAAATGATAGAGGTCAAATGTCAGTGTCTAGAAAAGGTCAAGAGGTCAGAGTGCTTGACTCAGATTCAGATTCTGGAACAAAATGGACAGGTAAAGGGAAAGGACCAGCAAAAGGTCAAAAGGTTAAAAGTTCAAAAGGTAATGTAGGACTAATTGAGGAATCACAAACAGTAGGCAAGAAGAAAAGGAAATTAGACGATTCATCTGATGATGAGGATATTaatcaaaggtcaaaggtgaaaattaaaaaagaaccAGGAATTAGCTCTCCTCAGTCTTCCGCTAGAGGGCGCCACTCCAGAATGGAGGAACAGGAAGATGAGCAGACGGACAGACAGGAAATTGTTACTAAACAGGAGAAGATAACTCCCCGCAAACCTACCTCTGAAAGAACGAGGGACCAAGATAGAGTCCAAGCTGAAGCAAACGGACAGAGg AAGAGAACAGAACCTGCCTCAGTTTCAGGCTTTTTGTCAGTTGAGCAAGGACAAGCTATTCAG GAAGAAGGGAAGTACCATGGAAACTATGTGAAAGAGGAGGGCATCCCTACAGACCTTGTACAGACAGTATTTGTTGACCTTGTGGCCCAACGACCTTCACGACCTCAAAACACACCTGCTAGATCAGATACAGATGTTCCGGCGGGATATTCACGCTGGAAGGATCGCGTcgtcaaaaatttcaaaaaattcaaGAAG GCTGGTGTTGCGGGCCTAGACAGACTCCCTAACATCATTGGAGGCAGCGATCTAGTTCCACATCAGACGTCTCAGCGACGCGAGCTCGATGAGTGGTTTAAGGAAGCTCAACAG GCTGAGAGCCAACAGTCAGAGGCTAACAGACGTGCACAAGAACTGTTTGA ATGGGAACCGCGATCACACACGAACCGATCACGTTGA
- the LOC138331458 gene encoding mitotic-spindle organizing protein 2-like, with product MSLRTQSTMHFTMLSKNVLSAEEQELYEVADLAGVVVDPSVFKIVLDLLKMNVAPTAVLQMLKSMCGQRRKKAPPVGGDHPVPEQSSHSSSRSRDSSKSSHSAHRGRSGSPNHSSEVQVRSRDDGKSQHSSAHRIRSGSHGRSAASSRLDPRK from the exons ATGTCACTTCGAACACAAAGCACGATGCACTTTACAATGTTGAGTAAAAATGTCCTGTCGGCTGAGGAACAGGAGCTGTATGAAGTGGCAGACCTGGCAGGAGTTGTCGTAGATCCATCAGTTTTCAA AATTGTCCTTGACCTCCTGAAGATGAATGTTGCTCCAACAGCTGTTCTACAGATGCTGAAGTCCATGTGTGGTCAGCGACGAAAGAAAGCACCCCCTGTGGGAGGAGATCATCCTGTTCCAGAACAGTCTTCCCATTCTTCCTCCCGCTCTCGGGATAGCAGTAAAAGTTCACATTCAGCACACAGAGGTCGATCTGGCAGTCCTAACCATTCTTCCGAAGTTCAGGTCAGATCTCGTGACGACGGAAAATCACAGCACTCCTCTGCACATCGGATTCGATCTGGCAGTCATGGGCGGTCAGCAGCCTCTTCTCGACTTGATCCAAGGAaataa
- the LOC138330526 gene encoding neuronal acetylcholine receptor subunit alpha-7-like yields MAAAQLGLCVLLLHVMRTPVRGESGSMDDWIRLTNTLLSNYTREIFPLYNFSDTLNIDISMFLMSIIDFDELSGVITLSAGIILTWPDFRLKWTPNDYGGIQKIRINSLKVWVPKVYVINAADDFRQFGADEYDLDITNTGNCEYVPGKLLKATCTVDMSKFPIDTQICSIQIMLWRSPSNVKLTISKSHILMTWYAPNGEWSVDKTDVSFFMGYGTPSTTLDFTVHMSRRYQYFIVSMTIPIMLLCFLNPFVFLLPASSGERISYTITMFLSLTVYMTLINDILPKVSENMAGMTYFLLAVMFYSGIMVLLTIFTLRCDSIENVREFPMWLRQFAGHFCKVRKNQIFNHARPF; encoded by the coding sequence atggCGGCTGCACAACTTGGACTGTGTGTTCTACTTTTACACGTGATGAGGACGCCTGTCAGGGGGGAGAGTGGTTCCATGGATGACTGGATACGTCTGACTAATACACTTCTATCCAACTATACAAGGGAAATCTTTCCCCTCTACAACTTCAGTGACACACTAAACATTGATATATCGATGTTTCTCATGTCCATTATCGATTTCGATGAACTTTCTGGCGTTATAACATTAAGTGCGGGCATTATACTTACATGGCCGGATTTTCGCTTAAAATGGACGCCAAACGATTATGGTGGTATCCAGAAAATAAGGATTAATTCACTAAAAGTTTGGGTACCAAAAGTTTACGTCATCAACGCTGCGGATGACTTTCGGCAGTTTGGTGCGGATGagtatgaccttgacattaccAATACTGGTAACTGTGAGTATGTTCCCGGGAAACTCTTAAAGGCCACGTGCACAGTTGACATGTCAAAATTTCCCATTGATACACAGATTTGCAGCATCCAAATAATGCTATGGCGATCTCCGTCCAATGTGAAACTGACCATCAGTAAATCGCATATTTTGATGACGTGGTACGCACCTAACGGTGAGTGGAGTGTAGACAAAACCGATGTTTCATTCTTCATGGGCTATGGTACACCATCGACGACCCTGGACTTCACTGTTCATATGTCTCGACGATACCAGTATTTCATTGTATCCATGACGATCCCCATcatgttgttgtgtttcctCAATCCTTTCGTGTTCCTGCTGCCTGCCTCCTCAGGCGAACGAATCTCTTATACAATAACCATGTTTCTGTCGCTGACAGTGTATATGACACTCATCAATGACATCCTTCCGAAAGTGTCTGAAAACATGGCGGGGATGACCTACTTTTTATTGGCAGTCATGTTCTACAGTGGAATCATGGTCCTGCTCACCATCTTCACACTTCGATGTGACAGTATCGAGAATGTTCGTGAATTCCCAATGTGGCTTCGGCAGTTTGCTGGTCACTTCTGCAAAGTcagaaaaaatcaaattttcaatCATGCAAGACCGTTCTGA
- the LOC138330527 gene encoding neuronal acetylcholine receptor subunit alpha-7-like — MAAAQLGLCVLLLHVMRTPVRGESGSMDDWIRLTNTLLSNYTREIFPLHNFSDTLNIDISMFLMSIIDFDELSGVITLSAGIILTWPDFRLQWTPNDYGGIQKIRINSLKVWVPKVYVINAADDFRQFGADEYDLDITNTGNCEYVPGKLLKATCTVDMSKFPIDTQICSIQIMLWRSPSNVKLSISKSHILMTWYAPNGEWSVDKTDVSFFMGYGTPSTTLDFTVHMSRRYQYFIVSMTIPIMLLCFLNPFVFLLPASSGERISYTITMFLSLTVYMTLINDILPKVSENMAGMTYFLLAVMFYSGIMVLLTIFTLRCDSIEDVREFPMWLRQFAGHFCKVRKNQIFNHARPSEGFVANEQGEPEVDKADVEDPKCLRVQHKDIMRIIDRATIGAYYC, encoded by the exons ATGGCGGCTGCACAACTTGGACTGTGTGTTCTACTTTTACACGTGATGAGGACGCCTGTCAGGGGGGAGAGTGGTTCCATGGATGACTGGATACGTCTGACTAATACACTTCTATCCAACTATACAAGGGAAATCTTTCCACTCCACAACTTCAGTGACACACTAAACATTGATATATCGATGTTTCTCATGTCCATTATCGATTTCGATGAACTTTCCGGCGTTATAACATTAAGTGCGGGTATTATACTTACATGGCCGGATTTTCGCTTACAATGGACGCCAAACGATTATGGTGGTATCCAGAAAATACGGATTAATTCACTAAAAGTTTGGGTACCAAAAGTTTACGTCATCAACGCTGCAGATGACTTTCGGCAGTTTGGTGCTGATGagtatgaccttgacattaccAATACTGGTAACTGTGAGTATGTTCCCGGGAAACTCTTAAAGGCCACGTGCACAGTTGACATGTCAAAATTTCCCATTGATACACAGATTTGCAGCATCCAGATAATGCTATGGCGATCGCCTTCGAATGTGAAACTGTCCATCAGCAAATCGCATATCTTGATGACGTGGTACGCACCTAACGGTGAGTGGAGTGTCGACAAAACCGATGTTTCATTCTTCATGGGCTATGGTACACCATCTACGACCCTGGACTTCACTGTTCATATGTCTCGACGATACCAGTATTTCATTGTATCCATGACGATCCCCATcatgttgttgtgtttcctCAATCCTTTCGTGTTCCTGCTGCCTGCCTCCTCAGGCGAACGAATCTCTTATACAATAACCATGTTTCTGTCGCTGACAGTGTATATGACACTCATCAATGACATCCTTCCGAAAGTGTCTGAAAACATGGCGGGGATGACCTACTTTTTATTGGCAGTCATGTTCTACAGTGGAATCATGGTCCTGCTCACCATCTTCACACTTCGATGTgacagtatcgaggatgttcgTGAATTCCCAATGTGGCTTCGGCAGTTTGCTGGTCACTTCTGCAAAGTcagaaaaaatcaaattttcaatCATGCAAGACCTTCTGAAGGGTTTGTGGCTAATGAGCAAGGAGAACCGGAAGTTGACAAAGCGGATGTTGAAGATCCGAAATGCCTTCGTGTTCAACACAAAGACATAATGCGCATCATTGACAG agctacaattggtgcctattactgctaa